CCACTAAACCCTCCCTTACCTCCACCACCATAACCACACCATCCTGCAATACAACCGCCACCCTCTCCACCACCTTTTCCTCCACTTCCAAATCCAAATCCTCCCCAACTATCCTCACCTTCTCCACCTACTACTTGACTTTTTCCAACCGAATCCCCTACAGAAACATAACCAACAATTAGAACAAACCCATCACATATAATAACATTCATGAaatattaattacaaacaagtactTACTTTTTTTCTGAACATTTTCAACACTATCAGCCGTCACAGCAACAGAAAAAATAAGAACAGATACGCACAGAAAAGCCAACAACACAAAACCGCCTTTTGATTTCATTTCTAGAAACTGTCTGTAAATACAAACGATCACTTATCCCATTGGCTACATACTGCGTTCAATATCCACTTTTTATATGCCAAGACGCATTAAATATAACTGCCTACTACTTACCTTCAAACTAATTCAGGTGGGAGTTACAAAACCTGATCTGATTCCATTTTCAAACCTCTTACATCATCCTTTCTTGACTAAAATCCCTAAAACAGCTAGCATTATGACAAGTGGCAACATAACCGACACGTGGAAAAACATAAATGATACATCATGTAATAATCTTAATTAGGTTCCATTTTTGGATTcatatcattacaaattacaaattacaaattctCATGGATTCATACACAAATGGAACTAAATACATATATGGGATACAACACACATAACTCTATATCTAATTATAAGCTTTTGTTGCTTGAATTGGAGCTGAGACCTTATTGGCTGCAATTTGTTCAAACAAATCTCTAATCTTCAACCCTACAATGGTTTGAAACAAACCAGTTCCATTATTACTACCAGGAAAATCTGCGTGTTTCAACATTTGTTGTGTAATTTCACCGTAAAATTTAGTAGAAATATTGGTCAAATGACTTTCCACATAGATTAGTTCATCTAATTTGTCAAATTGCCCATCCATTTCCAACACAGAAACCTGCAAAAAGATGAAAACTTTGATTAAATTCTTTATCATTTAAAGATCTGTTTTTTGATCATATATAGTGTAGGTTTTACCTCATGGCCGAAATAAGCGTCTGGGCCATACGCGAATTTGATGCCGGGATACGAGCAGGTGAGCTTTCTTCCACACGGGATCCATGAAATTGTGGAACCTTCATCGAATAAGTAAACAGGGTTGAAGTATTGAACTCCTTCTTTCATGATCAGCTTCACTCTTAATACTCTTCCTTCATTGTCATCGGGAATCAGTTGTGTAGGCAACACTTCGATGACTGCATCTGCAAATTGCTTTTGAGGGTCTGCACTTCGTGATCATGCCATTAGTAAACAGGTCACAATTTGAACCCATTACTTATCAATGGATTTGAGTTATAATGTACCTCTAGTACTTAGCAGGAAGTTTAGCTACATgggaaacgggtcaaatgggtcaaacatgTCAAAAAGTAGAAATCTTTGGTCAACTAGACCCACCTGTATTGAGCTGGACCCAAAAAATGGCCTGTTTTGACCCAAACCATGTTGTCTATTACCCAACCCATCCAATTTTAACACCTTCGGTACACTTTGCGAGAAGAAATGAATATTATTACCAATATAAGCATCAAAATCTGGTTTTCTAGCCTCAATGCTAGCTTTAATGCTTTCAAGACTGTGTCCTCGCTCTGCCATGTCCCTCTGCAGTTCATTGTTACATTTTCAGAATAACGTAAAACTGATCAACCTTGCAATctagagtatattattattatttttttttaagtttttgtgATTAAATTATGGTCTTTGCAAGCACACGATACCTGAATTTTCCAGGCGAATTTAACCTCATTACTGATATCCAAGTAAATACTGAAGTCCAACAGATCTCTTACTCTCTGATCATACCTACATACATTTGAGATGTTGAATTTCATTACATAGGGTTACATCATATACTTTTTAAGTACATATTTTTGAAAATGTATACTTAATACATACAGCCTCACAAAATTCATTTCAGATTTATACAAAGTTATAGTTGATTTGAATCACACAAATTCTTAGATTGCAAGTTTTACTTTTTTATAAAACATTAAttaatttaaaagaaaagatgTTAAACTTGAGCATTATCCATTGATCAGCTGGAATTCTATCTTTATGATACTTCACTTATTACAGTTGCTTATATAAATTTAaagaaaatgtaaatatataagacACACGACATTGGTATTGATCTATTTTTTATTCTTTTGTGTTAATAAGGATGTCAGTaagtaaaatgttatttttttctgttttatattacaTAAGTTCTTTTTACACTTTTAAAGCTTTATTTCAGAATGATCTTGACGACAAATTTATGGATTCATCAAATTATTTGAGATTTGTTGATTAAAATCATTAACAAATGAGTTCATCGCTTTCGAGATGTTTTAACACTagaaaataaaagtaaaaaaaaaaaaacaataaatatATGCAGGGATGAAATAGGGTCTAACTCAGTATTTTGGACATAGTACATCAATATCATGAAGATATATTTCATAATATTCTCAGCCATACAAATATATATCCACATAAGCCACCTTTGATATCACATTGATCACTAACTAAACAGCCAAAATTCAGTACCATCAAAACTAATCAAGATCTAACAACGATTTCACTAAATGCACAAAAACATCATAATCACATGCACCAATGCAAACTTATAACTTATAAAGCAAAAAACTTACATTGGGTGTAAACCTTCAATAACAAGAATCTTGGGTGGTTTAATGAGCTCAGGAGGGTCCAAAAGACCAGAAACATGGTTATAAATAGGCTTCTCAACAGCCACACCATTTTTAAGAGCCTTAACTTGTTCATACATAAGATCAAAGTCATTAGCTCTTGGATCAAGTGCAGTTACACCTTTTTGTTTTCTTCCAGTTCTATCTAAAGAATGATAATCATCTAAACATATAACAGTTGTTGTGTCACTTATTAGTGTGTTTGAATCAGGGTTACCACCCTTTGGTGGTGAAGCTGCACCACCAAACACACTGGTTAACCTTCTCATAAAAGTACTCTTTCCACAACCAGAATCAGCTGCTAGTCCAATTACTATTGTGTCCCCTGAACATGTGATTTTACCATACCAAAATCTGCTACTATTAGTACTTTTTTTGCTACCATTTATGCAGAAAAAAACCTGCTTTTGGTTGAATCCCATTTGGGTTTTTGTGGGTGATGAGATTGAACATGATGTGTTGAGAGGTTGGACTGTGCATACTACCATGTTTGATTGTTATTTTACCTTTCTTGTTTCTTGAAATTTTAGATAGAAATAGGTTGAAGCTTTTTCAATGTGTGATTCAAGATTTGTGTGTGGTTATTCTCTTTAAAGGATCATAGGGATGTACTAATATTAATCTTCTAATAATGCAAAATTGACATAAAGGTATGGTCTAAAAACATAATTTACAACTAAAGATTCACAGTATGACTCCcttgtagtaaaaaaaaaaaagaacagatGATAATATAGGAATCAAGAGGGGTAAATGTGGGGTGTCATAAATGACTACCCTTAGTTTTGGACAAAATTGGAGGTAATAGTATGGTACGGAGAGTGAGGTAATAGTGAGAGTTTTTACAAAGTAGTAAGGGTATATATGTCATTTCAAAGTTTAGTTAGTTAAAATGATGAAAGTAGATGAGATGATAAAACATAGGCATGGATGGTTAGCTGACATGCCATTTGGCATCATGTTATTGGCTGATTATAGATGAGCATGATAAAGTGTGGAGTGTAGGGTATTCGGATTATATTTCTTCTATACCAACATTGTACTTGTAAGTTACCACCTCATATCGATTAGATCATTGAGTAATCATTGAGTGTGGCACATTTTTTCGTAAAGATACGTTGCATGTATTATATACGTTTACTCATACTGCATACACATAATGTACTTTGAGTGCATGTTTCGACTGATTTTGTGTTGGATGCCAACGATGATGGGTTGATAGGTGGACGTGGTAATATATAACAGAAAGTGATCGACATAGACTAGTGATATGTAAAGTTATCGATAACCAGATACATATATTTTGTGGTGACCCAAATCCTATTTCAAGATTAGAAGCAGAAAGACAAAATTGTTGAAATAGTtcatgtggtttgtaccaaaatgctggttTCGTCTCTATactttttttgatggatttggtcccaCTAGTTTGTcaatgttgctgatttagtccctatcTCTGACATCCGTCAAAAAAATCTGTTAACTCAAGTCATGTGCcgaacatgtgagggtatttttgtccttTCTTTCTTTTATTGACAATATTGCTCAAGTTGTCCATGTGGTTTGTAACAAAATTGCTAGAATGGTCTCTATGGTTTGGAAAAAAATTGCTGAAATCTTTATcccaaaaattttgttttcctcacCTTCATCTTTATCCTCAAAAATTATAAACAAACTCGAATTTTTTTCATTTTCTTCAAACAATTTATTAACATGGTAAAATCAAACCCACTAATATTAAAACCAAATCTACTATGCTTAACAACATATAAACTTGATTCAaccacaaatactactaataaatatacatatatcgattaaatacatataaatcaaACCCACCTAGATAAAACCCTAGATCTTGATTGTAAATCGCTGATTAAAGGTGACAAAAACATTAGCAGTAGGGAACAAAGACAAAAGATGAAAAACTATTTGTTATCTCATTCACATTTAACAGCAAAAAGCAAAAGTACATCAAATATCAAATATGCCAAGAAAAAAAACTTCCAAGTAACCCACTAAAGAAGTTCTACACGTTCACCCACCATGACCCATTTTCTCAATTCTCTATCCATTATAATCGGTCAACATGAGCAATTTTCTCAAATCTGTACATGTTCCCTTTTGTTCTTCACTGAACAACACATTCAGATCTTAATTCCGGTTTGTGTATGATAACGAAGCCTGAATTTGAAAAACCAAATTCACCGGAAACCTTTAAAATAAGGGATTAAACAGGTGAATAATAGCCCGAAACCTTTAAATATGATTTCCAGATGGATTCGTTGGTGGTGGTGATTTACGATTGAAGGTGAAGGTATCAAGTCGGTAATTAGCGATTGAAGGTGAAAAACGAAGGGGTGAAGATGACCGGTTGCGATTGAAGGTGAAAACAGGTTGCTGTTGAAGATGACCTCCGACGGCGGTTGTGGTTATGGGTATGTGACCTCCGGCAGTGGCGGCGGTTACGTGTTATGTGACTTCCGGCGATGGTGGTGGTTACGGGTTTTGAAGATAATTTGCCGTTTGAAATTTGAATCTGAACATATGGAAGAAAAAATGGTTTTAAGAAAATGAGATGTGAATAGAGGATGAATTTGGGTAGGGATTTTAAAAGagaaaattatttattatttataagaaTAAAGGGTTTTAAAAGGAAAACATAAAAGAGAGTAAAATTAGGATAAAATGACTAAAAcaccctcacatgcattgcacatgatCAGATTTAACGGCTAATTTTGATGTCCGTCAGAAACAGGGACTAAATTAGCAACATCGACATACCACGAGGacgaaatccatcaaaaaaaaCTACAAGGATGAAACCAGCATTTTGATataaaccacagggactattttaGCTATTTTAGCAATTTATAAAAAGATGGATGTTGCTAGGTGAATAAGTTAATGTAACACAAAGGGGTGTCctgtaaaaaaaaaattctagTTTAGTATTTGTAATTTTGGGGTAACTCAAAGGGGTGTTCGTATCGCTAGTAAAAAAATCTCTTATCCTTTTTCTTCCTAAAAACTAACTTTTCTTTTGATTTTCTCTATTATTTTTTCAGTTCTTTGTCTTTTCATTGTTAATATTTGTCGTTTAAACTATTATGTTGTTTGTAACAATTTTTCTAGCATTTTGACGTTGTGTAATACattttttataatttaaatatatacatgaAATTTCCGACCCCGTCGAAAATTATTACTGGCTCTGTCGGTGACAGCCCTTCGTAGGTGTTGTGGTTTGTTGGCGCTATGTCAGGTTATATTGCGGTTTTTGATTTGATCTTTTGACTATGTGGCTTGTCTAGGCTTTGTTTTCCCCCCCTTTTGGCCTATTTGTCGTAATTTTAGCTTTAGTTGGTTTTTAGTTTGATTTTCTAATTTTTTTTGTTGCCGCGGTGATGTTTTTTTGATGCTTATTAGTTTGTTTGGTTACATTTATAGCAAATTTTGTATCGTTTTGGGCTCTTTCATTTCTAATAAAAATTACCCTTATTTATGAATTTTTTTATGGCAAAACAAAAATAATTTTTGTTTCCGCGTCTCTAATTTATTATTCAAAATTCCTTTTTGAAAGTTCCAAATAAATTGTTCACTGACATACATATATAAGAAAAATGAGGTAACGTTAGAGATGTCATAGTGTCAGGTTTGTGCCAGGTTTATGTAATCCCAGACCCGGACCCGAGTAAGAAACCATGTCCCAAACCCGGACCCATACCCGTTGGGTCCCCATTTACTTATTAACTGTCGGGTTATCGGTTTTTCTCACGGGTAAACGAGAATTCCCATTTACTTACTAATCCGGATTACCGGGTTTTCTTGCGGGTATAAATATCCTAATTGTCAGTCATTCTCATTCACCATTCATTTATATCAATTTTTGTTTCAATAATGCTATTAAAATGAAACTAAATATAAACGACTATATATAAATGTCGAGCAATAGTACAATACTATATTGtggcttttattattattattattctattattattatttatcatcccCTCCGGGTCGGGTATACGGGTACACATGGTCGGGAATACGAGGTGGGTATGCGGGTTTATATCTAAACTCATCCTCATACCCGAACCCGCAAAATAATTTAAAACCATCCACATACTCGACCCACGACCTGAATTTCCGGAACCGAACCCGACCCAAAAGTGTCGGTTTCGGGTTTACTCATCGAGTACGGGTCTTTTTGCCATTCCTAGGTAAcgttctattatgcccttaatgttTACATGTAAAACAAAAATGTAGGTAAAACATAAGGGGTAAAACGATAAAGTTAACGGAAAGTACAACGTGATAATTACATTTCTTAAATTGTGTAATTATCGGAGAAATGAATGTTGGGGACCATTAAGATTGGGACGGAACTTGTAACCAATTAACCATTTATTAAACTTTAGGGATCAGAATCTCTCTCTCTTCCACACAAACGCTCCCATCTTGAAACCCATTTCTCTTTTCTTTGGTCCAATCTactcattcattcatctcttcTGATCTACTTTTTCTTCTCCGGTAGCAATTAATCTACTTCTTTTACAATTCTTCAACAACTTCATCTCCAAGAATTCTTTGCTTTTTTCCCCTCTCTCTAAAAACAAAAAAGCTCTCTTTTGGGTTTTGTGCAGATCTAGATTCAAGCTCACCTCTGCTGCTTCCGACGTCTTCTGTTACCATCACCTTCCACCAGTTTGTAACTCCGGTGCGTTATCGTCTCCGGCCACCGGCATCTCGCTGGTGGCCCGACCTTCTTCTCCTTTTTTTACATGGCGACTGTGGTTTTCCGGCTATTACTCGCCGGAGGTCTGTTTATGTAACATCCTATTTacataattatgtgttttataattattgtgtatgggataatgtgcgttttgtgacaagggtcacagaacatattttctTTTGTGAATCGgacttaaaatgaataagttattaaagattttgaactggtaaatacccgtgtgttagacgGGAGAGCTTACCTTTATGTGAAggaacctaaattaaatatataagcctGTGCGTTTCATTCTTTCCTCTTTTAGCAACTAAACAACCCTAATCAAACCCTAAAACACTCTCTTCTCTTTAAATCCTTAAAATCAACAAGTGCAAATTGAAGATTAAGTTTTGGTGTGTCTAATCCTTTGAGATTTCATAATCAAAACAATGTAAGTATCTTCAATTTTGATGAATTCAAATGGATTTTAAGTGGGTTTGGGTGAATTGGATTTTAAGTGTTTGATTTGCTATGCATGTGTTAATGATTATGTTTTAGACTTCGAAACATGATAGACTTATGCTCTAAGATCTAATGGTGCTGTGAATTGAGCTAAAACTTATTTGATATGGTGATttaaagttagggtttatgttagtgtAAATTGGGTATTTTGATACTTTGATCCTAAACCTTGTGTATAAATGTTAGATTTTGATGTTTATGGTTAGGAAAAGTGTTTATACATGTTATGTATGTTTCCTTATGCTCAAATTTGACCAAAACAAGTGAAAATCGAGTTTTTAGGCATGAAATCAGCTTCATCAGCGAGCTGATGAAGAAGATGCAGATGCTCGAAAGCAGTGTGCTCGAAAACCTCTAGTGTCCTGAAAACAGTGCTTAAAAAATAGTAGTGCTCAAAAACAGTGTGTGCACGAAAACCTGTTACTGCTCGAAAACTATATTGTGCTCGAGAACTCTGCTCGAAAACATAGTGTGCTCGAAAACCTTTTGCTGCTCGAATAATATATATTCCGCTCGAAAACATTATACTGTTCGAAAATTGTGTGGTGCTCGAAAACCCTATCTGTCTTGTGAATATTTTATGTTAAATATGAAGTGTGATTCAACACTTGAATACTATACTAACTTGGGATATTATGTGAtgattctcaggtgataaacggaAAAGTGAAGGCTCaatgatataagacaactgagtacttgtgcttccaggtaAGTGGGATTAACTTTATGGAtttgattatacagtgacaagtataatGATCCGTGCCATGCttaattagactgtgtaatgagtctaTGACCAGTacagtgactatatgtgattatgtgcgcacccagtgaacgtcgaggtgttttgtgcgacgtaagaggtcaatgctatttaccttgtgtatttagggtgatagtattgggtccaagtgttactgattagtggtatagtgtgaatgacgagtgcgtcacgtctggaagactataccagtgatttAGTAGTGTGTACTATCGGTATATtccagcttgatcagctatgggttgctggtcctcttgtgtatggctttaagtgattagtgaccagtgcctacaatgaaatgtcccgttcttattgattaaaaacgttccatattaattgatttcgttgcgaggttttgacctctatatgagacgtttttcaaagactgcattcatttttaaaacaaaccataacctttatttcataaataaaggtttaaaaagctttacgtagattatcaaataatgataatctaaaatatcctgtttacacacgaccattacataatggtttacaatacaaatatgttacatcgaaatcagtttcttgaatgcagtttttacacaatatcatacaaacatggactccaaatcttgtccttattttagtatgcaacagcggaagctcttaatattcacctgagaataaacatgctttaaacgtcaacaaaaatgttggtgagttataggtttaacctatatatatcaaatcgtaacaatagaccacaagatttcatatttcaatacacatcccatacatagagataaaaatcattcatatggtgaacacctggtaaccgacaataacaagatgcatatataagaatatccccatcattccgggacacccttcggatatgatataaatttcgaagtactaaagcatccggtactttggatggggtttgttaggcccaatagatctatctttaggattcgcgtcaattagggtgtctgttccctaattcttagattaccagacttaataaaaaggggcatattcgatttcgataattcaaccatagaatgtagtttcacgtacttgtgtctattttgtaaatcatttataaacctgcatgtattctcatcccaaaaatattagattttaaaagtgggactataactcactttcacagatttttacttcgtcgggaagtaagacttggccactggttgattcacgaacctataacaatatatacatatatatcaaagtatgttcaaaatatatttacaacacttttaatatattttgatgttttaagtttattaagtcagctgtcctcgttagtaacctacaactagttgtccacagttagatgtacagaaataaatcgataaatattatcttgaatcaatccacgacccagtgtatacgtatctcagtattgatcacaactcaaactatatatattttggaatcaacctcaaccctgtatagctaactccaacattcacatatagagtgtctatggttgttccgaaatatatatagatgtgtcgacatgataggtcgaaacattgtatacgtgtctatggtatctcaagattacataatatacaatacaagttgattaagtcatggttggaatagatttgttaccaattttcacgtagctaaaatgagaaaaattatccaatcttgttttacccataacttcttcattttaaatccgttttgagtgaatcaaattgctatggtttcatattgaactctattttatgaatctaaacagaaaaagtataggtttatagtcggaaaaataagttacaagtcgtttttgtaaaggtagtcatttcagtcgaaagaacgacgtctagatgaccattttagaaaacatacttccactttgagtttaaccataatttttggatatagtttcatgttcataataaaaatcattttctcagaataacaacttttaaataaaagtttatcatagtttttaattaactaacccaaaacagcccgcggtgttactacgacggcgtaaatccggttttacggtgtttttcgtgtttccaggttttaaatcattaagttagcatatcatatagatatagaacatgtgtttagttgattttaaaagtcaagttagaaggattaaatttttgtttgcgaacaagtttagaattaactaaactatgttctagtgattacaagtttaaaccttcgaataagatagctttatatgtatgaatcgaatgatgttatgaacatcattactaccttaagttccttggatgaacctactggaaaagagaaaaatggatctagcttcaatggatccttggatggctcaaagttcttgaagcaaaatcatgacacgaaaacaagttcaagtaagatcatcacttgaaataagattgttatagttatagaaattgaaccaaagtttgaatatgattattaccttgtattagaatgataacctactgtaagaaacaaagatttcttgaggttggatgatcaccttacaagattggaagtgagctagcaaacttgaaagtattcttgattttatgaaactagaacttttggaatttatgaagaacacttagaacttgaagatagaacttgagagagttcaattagatgaagaaaattgaagaatgaaagtgtttgtaggtgtttttggtcgttggtgtatggattagatataaaggatatgtaattttgttttcatgtaaataagtcatgaatgattactcatatttttgtaatcttatgagatatttcatgctagttgccaaatgatggttcccacatgtgttaggtgactcacatgggctgctaagagctgatcattggagtgtatataccaatagtacatacatctaaaagctgtgtattgtacgagtacgaatacgggtgcatacgagtagaattgttgatgaaactgaacgagaatgtaattgtaagcatttttgttaagtagaagtattttgataagtgtattgaagtctttcaaaagtgtataaatacatattaaaacactacatgtatatacattttaactgagtcgttaagtcatcgttagtcgttacatgtaagtgttgttttgaaacctttaggttaacgatcttgttaaatgttgttaacccaatgtttataataacaaaagaaattttaaattattatattatcttgatattatgatgtacgaatatctcttaatatgatatatatacattaaatgtcgttacaacgataaacgttacatatatgtctcgtttcaaaatcattaagttagtagtcttgtttttacatatgtagttcattgttaatataattaatgatatgtttacttatcataatatcatgttaactatatatataaccatatatatgtcatcatatagttttttacaagttttaacgttcgtgaatcaccggtcaacttgggtggtcaattgtctatatgaaacctatttcaattaatcaagtcttaacaagtttgattgcttaacatgttggaaacatttaatcatgtaaatatcaatctcaattaatatatataaacatggaaaagttcgggtcactacagtacctacccgttaaataaatttcgtcccgaaattttaagctgttgaaggtgttgacgaatcttctggaaatagatgcgggtatttcttcttcatctgatcttcacgctcccaggtgaactcgggtcctctacgagcattccatcgaac
This genomic window from Rutidosis leptorrhynchoides isolate AG116_Rl617_1_P2 chromosome 2, CSIRO_AGI_Rlap_v1, whole genome shotgun sequence contains:
- the LOC139891465 gene encoding phosphoribulokinase, chloroplastic-like; the encoded protein is MVVCTVQPLNTSCSISSPTKTQMGFNQKQVFFCINGSKKSTNSSRFWYGKITCSGDTIVIGLAADSGCGKSTFMRRLTSVFGGAASPPKGGNPDSNTLISDTTTVICLDDYHSLDRTGRKQKGVTALDPRANDFDLMYEQVKALKNGVAVEKPIYNHVSGLLDPPELIKPPKILVIEGLHPMYDQRVRDLLDFSIYLDISNEVKFAWKIQRDMAERGHSLESIKASIEARKPDFDAYIDPQKQFADAVIEVLPTQLIPDDNEGRVLRVKLIMKEGVQYFNPVYLFDEGSTISWIPCGRKLTCSYPGIKFAYGPDAYFGHEVSVLEMDGQFDKLDELIYVESHLTNISTKFYGEITQQMLKHADFPGSNNGTGLFQTIVGLKIRDLFEQIAANKVSAPIQATKAYN